The genome window GGCGACGGCGACCTGCTCGCGCTGCGCGATCAGCTCGGGGTTCTGCGCCATGGCCGCCGCTACCCACTTGTCGGGATCGGCCGGTTCCAGTTCGGGGAAGTCGGGATTCTCGCCAAGCCGGGGCAAGCGCTCCGGCCGGTGACCGGTGGTTTCCTCAAGCGCATCGCGGGCGTCGGCCAACTCTCGCTCGGCGGTGAGCAGTTGCGCCTGCGCCAGGTCGTAGCGCGACTGCGCCTCCACCAGATCCGTGCGTGGGATGAGTTCGACCTCGTAGCGGTTGCGCGCATCCTCGTAGGCCTCCTTCAGCGCCTCGGCTTCGCGCCGGCGCTGCGTGACGGCATCTTCGGCGTCGAGCACCGCGAAGTAGCGATCCGCCACGCGCAGCAGCAACTGCTGCATGCGATCGCGCTGGCCAGCATCGGCAAGCGCGTCCAGCGCCTCGGCACGATCGCCGCGCGCCGCCCAGTCCAGCCGAAACAGCGCCTGCCGGGCTTCGAGCTGCGCGCCCCAGCTCGGGTACTCGTCGGTCTGCTGGCCGAAGACGCCGCTGGATTCGGTGCGCGAGTACTGACCGAAGGCGCTGACGTTGAGCTGGGGTCGCCGGCTGGCGATATCGGCAGCACCAGCCTCGCGATCAACATCGGTCTGCGCCAGCGACTGCCGCACTGCCGGGTCGTTCTGCACGGCAGCGTCCAGCGCCTCGCTGAGCGTCATCGCCTGGGCAGGAGCGGCAATCAACAGCCCCAGCACAAGCAGTAACGGCCGACGACGGCCGTCAACCATGGTTCGGGCAAAGATCATCGAAGACCTCGGAGATAATGCGATCGATAAGCGCGCGCATGGCGGCGGGATCAAGAGCGTCGGCCCACGGCTTCCAGCCGTAGCCGTTGAGCAGCGCCTGGATGTGCTGACACATCAGCAGGTAGGGTTCGCGGACATCGAAGTCGGAGAGCACGCCCTCCGCGTGCACGAGATTGTGGGTGCCCACCACCAGCGCCCAGCTGCCGATGGCCAGCTCCATGGGTGCCATGTCCCGCGGCTCCAGGTCACCCGCGGCCACCGCCTCCTCGACGATGGAGACAACGATCTCGCCCAGCGGCTCGTTGGCTTCGAGCATCTCCTGCCGGCGCTGAGCGGAGGCCGCGCCCCAAACCACCTCGCAGAATACGTACTGCGCAATACGAAAATACTGCGGGTGCCGGCGCACGAAGAGCATGTCCGCAACGCCCAGCGCCACCATGCGATCGCGCGGCGAAGCGTTCCAGTCGCGCACGCGCTGGAAGAGCGCGCCGTGCTCGCGCACACCTTCCGTGGTCAGCGCCACCAGCAGATCCTCCTTGGAGGCAAAGTGCTGATACAG of Algiphilus aromaticivorans DG1253 contains these proteins:
- a CDS encoding TolC family outer membrane protein, producing MIFARTMVDGRRRPLLLVLGLLIAAPAQAMTLSEALDAAVQNDPAVRQSLAQTDVDREAGAADIASRRPQLNVSAFGQYSRTESSGVFGQQTDEYPSWGAQLEARQALFRLDWAARGDRAEALDALADAGQRDRMQQLLLRVADRYFAVLDAEDAVTQRRREAEALKEAYEDARNRYEVELIPRTDLVEAQSRYDLAQAQLLTAERELADARDALEETTGHRPERLPRLGENPDFPELEPADPDKWVAAAMAQNPELIAQREQVAVAEADVRSSRAARMPELDLVARAGIDDSSDFQFGQRIDDQTIGVELSMPIYSGGQLAAREREAEALKRTNVAALDRLAGEIRRNVREAHRAVASARAEMGAFARALESAEAAEKATRDGYDAGTRTITDVLDATSRVAQARRDLNRSRYQLLLNLLQLRSVAGEIDRSDFRRIDTLLSEPEPLSDTATAKSPS
- a CDS encoding TetR/AcrR family transcriptional regulator, whose product is MGTKERRQRQFAEREQLFLDTARHLIEEGGLLPLQMTRIAEAAEYAVGTLYQHFASKEDLLVALTTEGVREHGALFQRVRDWNASPRDRMVALGVADMLFVRRHPQYFRIAQYVFCEVVWGAASAQRRQEMLEANEPLGEIVVSIVEEAVAAGDLEPRDMAPMELAIGSWALVVGTHNLVHAEGVLSDFDVREPYLLMCQHIQALLNGYGWKPWADALDPAAMRALIDRIISEVFDDLCPNHG